The Saliniramus fredricksonii genome segment CATTGAGCATGGCAACCTAGAACCGTCCGCAGGCTGCGCAGATGGCGCGGTGCGCTCGGTCGGATGGCGGATGATGACGAGGGACTACAGCATGGCGGAGCTATGGATCGACTCCGAGGGGGAAATTGTCTCAGGCGATGCCGTTTTCGACCCGTGGCGGTTCACCTGGGAAGACGGCGAGGCGCAAGAGCATCGGGAGCTGCGCGGAATAAACGCGCGCGACGCCCTGCGCCATCTGCATGAGACGGCGCCCATGCGCCGGCTGCCTGTCGGTGTGATCGGGCCACGGGAGGCGACCCACGGGCAATGCGCAATCGCCGAGACTCTGGGACGCGAACTCGCGAATCTGGGCCTGACACTGCTTTGCGGCGGCAAGGGCGGCGTGATGGAAGCCGTCTGTCGCGGGCATGCCGAGGCCGGAGGGTTGCCGATCGGCCTGCTGCCGGACGAGGATTGGCGCGCCGCGAACGACTACGTCGCCATTCCGATCGCCACCGGAATCGGCAATGCCCGCAATGCGATCATCGCGCGCGCCTGTTTCGCGATGATCGCCGTCGGTGGCGGATACGGGACATTGTCCGAAATCGCGTTCGGCCTGCATTACGGCCGTCTCGTGCTCACCCTCGACGCGGCCCCCGAGGTGGAGGGCGCAATCCGGTGCATCGATATCGACGAAGCGCTCGACCGCCTCGCCGCCCGGGTCTTCAGCCGTGAAACCGTCGCGATGCCGCCTGCATGAATGGTCACGGCCCTGTCATTAAACTATCATCAAGGGCTATTATGAACGTTTTCTATCAAACAGGCGCCGATCGGCGTATGGCGGAAAGCGTTCATGGCAGCTGTCACCCTGCAGGGAATCGAAAAGCGGTATGATGCCCACCAGGCCTTGAGCGGGATCGATCTCGAAGTCGCCGATGGCGAATTCGTGGCCCTGCTCGGCCCCTCCGGCTGTGGCAAGTCGACACTTCTGAAGATCATTGCCGGGCTGGATGCACAAAGCGCGGGCGCATTGCATATCGGATCACGCGCCCTGCACCACGAGCGCCCCTCCGAGCGCAACATCGCGATGGTGTTCCAGTCCTACGCGCTCTACCCGCATATGAGCGTCTACGAAAATCTCGCATTGCCGCTTGCGATGCGCGACCTTGCCGCATGGCAGCGCCTGCCGCTCGTCGGTCGCTTCACCCCCGGTTACCGCCGCCGTCGCGCCGCGATCGACCTGAGGGTCCGGGAAGCCGCGCGCATGCTCGGGCTCGAGCCCTTGCTCGATCGCAGGCCGGCGCAGCTCTCCGGCGGGCAGAAACAGCGTGTCGCGGTCGGGCGCGCGCTGATCCGGCATCCGGACGTCTTTCTGCTCGATGAGCCCTTGTCCAATCTCGATGCGAAGCTGCGCGGTCAGATGCGTGAGGAGATCGTCGCCGTGCATGCGCGCACGGGGGTCACCACGATCTATGTGACGCATGACCAGATCGAGGCGATGACCATGGCCGACCGGGTCGCCCTGATGATGGACGGTGTCATCCAGCAGGTCGCGCCGCCACGGGAGATCTACGCCGATCCCGTCAATCTGCGGGTGGCCGGCTTCATCGGTTCGCCACCGATCAACGCATTGCCGGCGCGGCTCGAGGATGCGCGCCTCGCGATCGGCACGCGTGCGATCACGCTACCGAACGCCGTCGCCATGTCCGGCAGCTGCATTTGCGGCATCCGCCCGGAGGCTCTGCAGATTGCCGATGCCGATACGGCACTCGTCGCCGGACGCATCACCCGGATCGAATTTCTGGGTGCGGAGGCCATCCTCTCGCTCGAACCGGATCTGCCGGGCCTCCCGGTGGTACAGATGCGTTGTCATCCCGAGGAAATCGATCACCTTGCAACCGGCGATACGATCAGCCTCACGGCACGGCCCGAAACCCTTCTGCTCTTCAATTCCGACGGCGCCCGCATCCGCTTCCAGGAGGCGCATGCCAGTCGGGATCAGCCCATGCCCGCCTTCCTGCCGCTGCGGAGTGAAGTCCATGGCTGATCGTGCGCCGGCGATATCTGCGGCACCTGCGAAACAAGCCGCGCCCCGGACCGGCCCCTCCCGCACAAAGGCGCCGCTGCGCGACCGTCTGACGGGGATTGCCCTTGCGACCCCGGCAACGGCCCTGATGCTGGCCCTGCTCATCGGGCCGACCCTCGCCGTCGGCTTTCTCTCGTTGACGGACTGGGGGTTCGGCGCACGCAGCTTCGCCTTCATCGGGCTCGACAATTATGCCGAGATGACCGGCGATCCGGTTTTCCGGCGGTCGCTGATCAACACGCTCGTCTATGTGGGCGTGGTGATGCCGGTCTCCGTGGCGCTGGCGCTCGGCGTGGCGCTGCTCATACAGGGTGGACGCTTCGGGCGCACCTTCTTCCGCACCGCCTATTTCCTGCCGGTCGCCTCGACGCTGGTCGCCATGGCGACGGTCTGGCAATTCATGCTCCACCCCAATCTCGGCCTGGTCAACGAGATGCTGCGCCTCGTCGGGCTGGCGGGCCCGAGCTGGCTGACGGACCGGGGTCTGGTCCTGTTCACCCTCGCCGGGATCGGGATCTGGGAGACGATCGGCTACAACATGATCCTCTTCCTCGCCGGCCTGATGGCGGTACCGGGGCATCTCTACGAGGCAGCCGAGGTCGATGGCGCGCACCGCCCGCTCGACAAGTTCCTCACCGTGACCTGGCCGATGCTCGGCCCGACCACGCTGTTTGTGATCGTGATCACCGCGATCCGCTCCTTCCGCGTCTTCGAATCGGTGGCCGTGCTCACCCAGGGCGGGCCCGGCAACGCCTCGCAGGTTCTGCTCTTCACCATGTATCGCGAGAGCTTCGTCTATTTCCGCGCCGGCTACGGCGCTGCGCTGACGATCGTCTTCCTCGCCTTCATCCTGATCCTGACACTCATCCAGATCCGCGTGATCGACCGCCGGGTGCATTACGCATGAGCGCGCGCCAGCTTCGCATGATCGCCCTGGAAGCGCTGCGGGTCCTCTTGCTCGGGGCCGGCGCCGTGGTGATGCTGGCGCCCTTCGTCTGGATGGTGGCGACGTCGCTCAAATCGCCCTCGGAAATCTTCGCCGCCGGGTTCAGCCTGTGGCCGGAGGATTTCAACGCGCTTGCGAACTATACCCGCGCCTTCACCGAGGTGCCGATGCTGCGCTTCCTGCTCAACGGCGTCATCGTCTGCACGGGCATCCTGTTCTTCCAGATCGTGACGGCGGTACCCTGCGCCTATGCTCTGGCGAAGCTCGGCTTTCGTGGAGGCACCATCGTCTTCGGCATGGTTCTCGTCGGGCTGATGATCCCCTCGCATGTCCCGGCGATCCCGCTCTATCTGACCTTCGCCAATCTGGGGCTGCTCAACACTTACTGGGCTCTGATCATTCCTTCTGCCGTTTCGGTCTTCGCGATCTTCCTGTTCCGGCAATTCTTCCGCAGCGTGCCGGATGATCTGATCAATGCCGCGCGGGTCGATGGATTGTCGGAATTCTCGATCGTCTGGCGCATCGTGGTGCCCACCGCCTGGCCGGCGATTACCGCCTTCTCGATCTTCTCCGTCGTCGCCAACTGGAACGACCTGTTCTGGCCGCTGATCGTGCTGACCGACACGGCGCTGGCGACACCGCCTCTTGGCATTCTCTTCTTCCGCGACCAGGAGGCCGGCTCCGATTACGGCGCCCTCATGGCCGGAACCACCATCATCACGGCTCCCCTCGTGATCGTCTTCCTGCTCGCGCAGAGGCGTTTCATCGAGGGCATCACCCTGAGCGGCGTCAAGGGCTGACCGCCAGGGCAACGCGTCGAAAGACAAGCCCAACCAGGAGGTTCACCAATGAAACGGTTTTCGACAAGCGTCGCTGCCGCAGCGCTGATCGCGGGCGCCTTCGCGCTCCCCGCCCAGGCGCAAGAGACCGAAATCGTCGTCCACTATGCCATGCCCGGCGTGTTCGGCGAGATCCAGGAAGAAATCGCTGCGCGCTTCATGGAAGAGAATCCGGATGTGCGCGTCACCTTCCGCTCACCCTCCGACAGCTACGAGGACGGTGTGCAGCGCGTTCTGCGCGAATCCATGAGCGGCGATACCCCCGATATCGTCTATGTCGGCCTCAACCGCATCCGCATCCTGGCCGAGCGCGAACTGGCCCAGCCGCTCGCGCCCTTCATCGAGGACCAGGAAGCCTTTGCCGAGGCGGGTTTCACGGAAAGCCTGCTCGGCCTTGGTCAGGTCCGGGGCGAGCAATACGGCCTCGCCTTCGCGGCCTCTACGCCCGTGGTCTACTACAATGCCGATCTCGTTGCCCAGGCCGGCGGCGACCCGGATTCCTTCCCCGACAACTGGGATGATCTGATTGCTCT includes the following:
- a CDS encoding TIGR00725 family protein, with product MAELWIDSEGEIVSGDAVFDPWRFTWEDGEAQEHRELRGINARDALRHLHETAPMRRLPVGVIGPREATHGQCAIAETLGRELANLGLTLLCGGKGGVMEAVCRGHAEAGGLPIGLLPDEDWRAANDYVAIPIATGIGNARNAIIARACFAMIAVGGGYGTLSEIAFGLHYGRLVLTLDAAPEVEGAIRCIDIDEALDRLAARVFSRETVAMPPA
- a CDS encoding ABC transporter ATP-binding protein, whose amino-acid sequence is MAAVTLQGIEKRYDAHQALSGIDLEVADGEFVALLGPSGCGKSTLLKIIAGLDAQSAGALHIGSRALHHERPSERNIAMVFQSYALYPHMSVYENLALPLAMRDLAAWQRLPLVGRFTPGYRRRRAAIDLRVREAARMLGLEPLLDRRPAQLSGGQKQRVAVGRALIRHPDVFLLDEPLSNLDAKLRGQMREEIVAVHARTGVTTIYVTHDQIEAMTMADRVALMMDGVIQQVAPPREIYADPVNLRVAGFIGSPPINALPARLEDARLAIGTRAITLPNAVAMSGSCICGIRPEALQIADADTALVAGRITRIEFLGAEAILSLEPDLPGLPVVQMRCHPEEIDHLATGDTISLTARPETLLLFNSDGARIRFQEAHASRDQPMPAFLPLRSEVHG
- a CDS encoding carbohydrate ABC transporter permease, with product MADRAPAISAAPAKQAAPRTGPSRTKAPLRDRLTGIALATPATALMLALLIGPTLAVGFLSLTDWGFGARSFAFIGLDNYAEMTGDPVFRRSLINTLVYVGVVMPVSVALALGVALLIQGGRFGRTFFRTAYFLPVASTLVAMATVWQFMLHPNLGLVNEMLRLVGLAGPSWLTDRGLVLFTLAGIGIWETIGYNMILFLAGLMAVPGHLYEAAEVDGAHRPLDKFLTVTWPMLGPTTLFVIVITAIRSFRVFESVAVLTQGGPGNASQVLLFTMYRESFVYFRAGYGAALTIVFLAFILILTLIQIRVIDRRVHYA
- a CDS encoding carbohydrate ABC transporter permease, yielding MSARQLRMIALEALRVLLLGAGAVVMLAPFVWMVATSLKSPSEIFAAGFSLWPEDFNALANYTRAFTEVPMLRFLLNGVIVCTGILFFQIVTAVPCAYALAKLGFRGGTIVFGMVLVGLMIPSHVPAIPLYLTFANLGLLNTYWALIIPSAVSVFAIFLFRQFFRSVPDDLINAARVDGLSEFSIVWRIVVPTAWPAITAFSIFSVVANWNDLFWPLIVLTDTALATPPLGILFFRDQEAGSDYGALMAGTTIITAPLVIVFLLAQRRFIEGITLSGVKG